ACTTGTTCTACATCAACTTTTTATTGAGGGACAGGCACCCATTGAAGGGGCCTCTGCCATGTGTGTATGCAAGGCTTTCCCTTATCCCCACACAGTATAAAACCCTGGACCACTCTACTCTGAAGATGGTATCAACTGAGGCATGCTTACAATGTCCACTtaggtttgtttttccttctgacGCTTGATAACTTCCTTATCCAATTATGAATTTAAAAGGATATTTGTCATGTTGTGAATTTAAAAGGTTATTTGTCATGTTGTAAACATCATTCTTAGGTTCTTTGTAGAAGAATTTTTAAGTTAGCTAGACTAACATACTGTCAGAGGCAGAAATTGCATACATTGCTTTTGTGAAGGAAAATAAACTTGAGTTTTCACAACAAATACCCACAGTTACCTGGGCAGCCTGAGAAAACAGTGAACGGTGGGACCACAGTCTCTGGGGGTAACACTGTGTTGTCAAGAATTTTGCAGCAGTCTTTCAACACACACCGACGCCCCTGAAATTAAAATCTTATTAATAGGAAATAATAGATCAGGAAATAAGAGTAAACATTGTCTGCTATATGGaaggttattttatattttcttcatttgtggTATCTTACAAAAGCCAGGGACAGTGACAAGAGGCTTGGCCAGAATTCCCTACTTCAGATGGTAACTGACAAGAAGGAAGAGGTAAGAATGTGAACATCAGTATAtgtgattatgtgtgtgtgtatatgtggggTGAGGGCTGTATGTTAGGGACAATTCAGGTTATCTTAGGCATTGTAGACTATGTGAAATTCAGTCTTCCAATGGCTCTGtttaagttaattattttttgttaatttagtgGACATCTGTTTCACCTGCCCAACATTTGTTCTCCTTTTGTCTTTAACAGAACCTGTATTTCCCTTAAGAACTATCTCTATGCCCAGCTCAGCCCATGTTCTTCAATTCCTATCCCACACTCCAAACCCCAAGCTTGCCACAGCGACTGGCTTAGGGAATTGACACTTGAGCCAAAAATCAGTCTGATGAATATCAATGTTGGGACTTCAGCTGGGGGACCAGTGGGAAAAGAAGCTCTTCCCAGTGAAGTTTCTAGAGGACAGGACGGAGCTGGGAGCAGCCATCTTGTTTCCATGAGGAAAGAACCCTGCCTGAAAGCCTCCcagaaaaaacataaaagggaaGGAGATGGATTCTCATGACTTCAATTGAATCCCTAGAGCCACTTGTGCAGGAAATTAGAATTCACTTCTATATTTGTAATTTGTATtagcccatccatccatctgaaGGATTAGGCTGAACCTTATGCCTGTGTTTGCCCACTGACACCAATTTTCAGTTCTGCCACCATCTACAGCATTCTGAGGGAAAGAGGTGAGGTCTGGGAAAGCCATCTGTTCCATGGGTTAAGGGCAAGGAGAGGCTCCTGTATGCAGTTTAGAGGCTTCAGGCTACCTGCTGTAAGTTTCGGTCTTGACTGACTTGTGTTTTTATCAACAGGACCTGTGATTCATTGTGTTCTGGTCAAATGATCTGATGTAATAATATACCTGGCTGAGAATGGGGAACTTCTAACAAATACCAGGACAATGCTAACCTGATAAGATCTCAGATTTTACCAAAGAATATGAAAGATACTTTCATTTGATTATGTCCAAATTTTCCCCATTACTAAGTACCCAAATTAGATGTATTTCCAGAAATTTCCAGGTAGGTTGCCAAATGAATTTTTACCTCTAAAAATCTTGTACCTCTAAGATCTGAATTTCTTAAGCATCTACTAAGTTGTCTCCAGCTGTGTGGACAATAGCCTTGGCAATACTTGGCAACAAGTATTTGGCAACTTTAGCTCAGAAGCAAGTCATTACTGCAGCTATTCACCCTCTTTGCAAAGTTCTCCCCTATGAATTCCCTGATATTGTCAATTGCAAATATCCAGCAGATGATCAGCTCCCTGGTGAATTCCAAATGAACTCAAAGATGTTATCTAAGCTCCTAATAACTCAGACTAAGCCCATGGAGCCCTGactaaaaaggaaagagaacatgGTACAatacattcacacacagagaTTTGTGCACAGTGGACTGTGACAAAGAGGAACAGGGGACACAAATCTTCTGTGTACCACCAGCCACCACACAGCCTGTATGCACCTGCTTTGTGCACTGGTTGACCATTCTAGCCCACTTAGAGAAATGATGCTCAACTGGGCTTCAAAGCATTCTGGGTAAATTAGATAGCAGCAAAGTAAGAAATGAAGGTGTGTTTTAGACATAATGGATGGGCAATAGCAGAGAAGGTTAACAGCTGAAACtgcttctttattctttcctggAGAACATTCCTGATGGGGTCAAGAAGTACATGTTGCTAGTATTAAGCTACCTCTATCTCCTGATGCAAGTTCTTCAGCATCTCTGAGCCttggtgtcctcatctgtgaaatggcatAAAACCAACCTGCAGGGATGTTGTCAGGATTAGAGTGGTAAATGAACAACACACAGCACAACAACAGTGCCTACTAATAATGCCTATTGGGCTTTTCCTGCTGTCATCTGGGCAATCTGATTAATACCTACAACTTCTTGTATCCAAACAGAAGCAGGACTATCAGGCACAGGATGCTGTAGGAAGGATCTGTGTGTCATGGGGCATGCCAGATTCTAAAAGAATTAATTACTGCTAGCTCTGAGATTCTACAattcttaaaaaatctttctcCTCACATTACTTGAGAATCTATAAAGGCTCAGTAAATAAGTATTACTAATGCTGAACAATGACTATGTCCTGCAAGTGAACTGATATATTGAAAAGTGATCTGAGAATTAGAGCACCTCACCATAGGACTAGAATTCCCCAAGTATTGGGGATAGCATTTGGATTTGAACCTTTCAGATATCTGTTCTAGGGATAAAGGACAGGGCTAAAGGCTTATGCTGCTACAGTGATATCTTCCCTTTTCCATGGGACATACCAGAAAAGAGCTGCTGTGGTTTAGAAAGCCAGCTTTTGTCAAACAGAATGAGAGGACAGGGTGGATTTCACTATCTTTCTCTTCAATAGCAGACCAAGCCAAAACTTTCTGTCTCTAATACTAGGAACTCTGGAAGAGAATACTTGGCAAAACCACTACTTCCCTTAATTCTGAGCAACAAGTCAGATTGGAATGCTTTTCGCAGCAATGTGGTGCTCCCCTCCACTGTAGCCTTTGCCATGCCCTTGTGGCTCCTGGAACATTAACTACAGTTGCTGGAAGGTTGCTGATACTTGAAGGTTGAAGTCTTACCCAGAGCAGGGAGCCGGCTCTGTATTAATAGGAGTAgccatttaaaaacatgaataaatccTGGCTTTTTCTAGAATCTGGTCTCAGGTACAAATTTAAAGTGtaggaaatatttttcctaaacACTTCAGCAGTTTGGTTCTGATAATTAACATTCTTATAAATCCTAACTAAAAATCAAGTTCTTCATCTATGAAAATACCAAGAAATCTAATCTTGTGAAGCTTAGTGAGATCAAACTGATACCGAGGCTCCCATGCACCAGGGTCCTACAGGTTCTACTGAGCAAAGGGTTCCTGTGCACCCTGCATGCCCATTATCCTCAACTACCTGCAATTCCCATGAAGTCATGTCATGTGGGACTCTGAGCCTTATATATGCCAAGCTCTTAATTGAAATGCCCATAATCCTCCTGTCTATGAGCCAATTTTGCCTCACCCTTCACTCACCTGTCACCCTACCAGACTGTAAGATCCATGAGGTAAGGCAACAAGTAGGCCATATAGCAGCATGACCATTCAtattgcctgggttcaaatcccagctctacttAATAGCCTTATCAATCCTCTGACATCTAAGgtcttcagtctcctcatctacAAACAGGGATAACAACAGCACTACCATCCTCAGATGTACTACCTTACTCGCTGTAAGGAGTAAATGGAAAAATCCAAGGAAAGAGTTTAACATCATAGGGAAGAGGTTTGATAAAGATTAGCCATGATTATAAATGCCTAGGAAAAAGCTCCAAATCCAGTATAATGCCAGTAGACCAGAAACTACTTCTACCCTGTTTGGTCAGAGAAGCAGAGGCTCACAGATGTGAGGGACAGAAGCTAGAGAGGAAGTGAGGCTGCTTAGCCAGCCAAGTCACCATACTCACAATCACACAGTTCTTGCCAACATGAACGTAAGAGCCAATCTGAGCTGCGTTGACCACACAATCTTCCTCAATAAAAACATGGTCCCCGATATGTAAAGGGAAGAATGCAAcactacagaaagaaaagaagatgaacaaAGAAAGGTCAAGGTAACGTATTCCTCATCAAGGCTTACAGAACTACAGATCCTAAACTCAACTTCAACATCTTGTCTTGGTAAGACTGTTCTTAGCAAGGAAGAAATCCTCAGGCTAGGGAAATTGTATAATTCTACTAGCTCAAAATCAGAAATATTAGACCAAGGAAACAACAAGGCAGAAGGGGCACAATATTTTATGCTAAAAGAACCGGCACCAAatacaaatgagtgaatgaatgtgcTCATCCCTGATCCCTTTGAAAATGCTCACAGGTCACATTTTTAGTCATCTGCTCTATAATATGTCAGGGGACAGACATCAGGTTTGTGGAATATAAATTCTAGTACCCAGTATTCTGAAAATGTATACACGCATTCATTTTCTTGAGTGTCTATTATATGCCAGACTCTATGCTAGGAAATGGGGACACAATGGCAAAGATAAGCAATTCAATCCTGCCCACAAGGAGCTTACAATCAAGAGAAGAAATTAGCTTAAATAAGTAATTATACAGTAAGTAGTTAGTTACACAGTGGAAAAATACCATGTCATGTGAGTATATAACAAGGAGACTTGACCCAGAATGGAGGTTTGGTAAAAGCTTAATTGAAAGTGACATATAAGTCAAGACTTGAATGTGAGTTAGTAGTAGGCTTTCTGCAGGCTTCTAACATTGTTCTCATTCTCTAGGATTCCTTAAGTGTCATGGAGAGTGGTTCATGATCATATTTACAGTAATTTCAGTACCTTGGGATGGAAAATATTTGGACTGGAATAAATATTTTGTCAAAGATGACATCTGTCCTCCAAAGacctataatttctttaaattttcctgaATTCCATCTTATTTTCAGTCTAAAACACCTTGTGAGGCAATGAAGTCCTTGATCTCATCACAGTCTACAGCAGTACTGCCAGTTCTTTAATCTTAGTCAAAAATTCCAAACTTTATACTATCATTGGGTTCTAGTATTGGGACATGCATATGCATGGAAAGAAACCCACATCACCCTCTATTCAAGAGTTGTTGCtacttatattttcatatttctatatttctcatGTGGACCATTCTTATTTACACATCCCTTCAACTCACCAACAAACCCCTTCTATACGCCAGACTCTATGCTAGGAACTGGGGCTACAATAGCAAGGATAAGCAATTCAATGTTCATCCTTAAAGCTTTTCTTGGACTGTATCTAATCCAATAATGACTTTAGCAGAAGGTAAAGTTATTACCTTCTGCTAGAAGCACCTCTAGCAGAGTATCAATCACTGCATGAAACCACAAAAGGGAACCTACCACAAGGTTTTCTGGTTTCCCTCAATAGCCTACTGAGCTAATGAGCAAATGGTTTCCTGTGAATGATTTAGAATGATTCCCTGCTCCAATCCCTGTATATAATGGAAAGCCTGGAGCTGAACATCATTATGGGAGATGCAGGATTATTCCTGCATGATATACTCCTAGGTATTAGAGTTAGTCTGAGTTAGCTACTATCTTCTCTGTTCATCCCTTGCCTTGTTCATACCAATGTGACAGGAGTATCATATTATATAGTGGCAATCACATTATAGTAGCATATTATATAGAAGCTATGTGTTTATATAAATGTTTCTACCACTAGGTTTGAAGAACCTTGAGGCAGGAATGCTATTTTATCCATCTTTATATGCCCTGCTTGTAACTTAGTGCTTGTTGAATTACTGGATGAAATACTGATGGTGTTACAGGTAGAAACCAGGAGAGTACATTAGTCAAGGggaagaaaggcaaagagaatACCAACACAGCAGGTATAGCAGTCAGTTTTCCTGTACTGTCCATGTTCTTTCTTGGACAATCTTTATTCCTGCTGTGAGATCAGTGGGCCTGACTTGACTTCCCCACTAGGTTGCAGCTGTTTAGACTAGGAGTGGACACTTAACTCATGCTAAGCCAATCAGATTCCCTCTCCCTTGAATCTGAAATAAGACCTAAGATCTCTAGATGGTATCTGTTGGAAGCCTAAAtggaaaaatgatataaataaggGGATGAGACAGCAAGGTTGGCtccaggaggaaagagggaagacaaATCCaaccagaggaaggagaggaaagcagAGGTGCAGAGAAGGACAGGTAAGAGGTAGTAATAATTTTGGAGAGAGTGAGTACTGGATATACAGAATAGTTGTCTTGATCCTGGCTAGCTGACTAGTTTTGAGGTCTAATCCCTCATAAGGCCTCTCATATGGCTTTGCCTCTTTTTCTATCCTTAGGTTCCATTGAACATTCCTATGACTGTTTACTAAGAACCTCTTTTGCTTTTGCCAGCTGAAGTGGGTTCCATTTCTGGCAATCAGCCAACCTCAACTAGACTAGAGTGACCACCACCGCCTGAGTTGTGCTCATTATGGTGAATTGTTCCTCAGTGTCCCCAAAAACAGCATAGACCCACTCCTTACCCCATAACTCAACAAATGGATAACACTATCAGTAGCAGCATCTTGCCCAAGAATGAAACAACATAATTAAGTTACATACCCTTTGCTGAATTTCTTGAATGGTGGCCTTATGACACTCCGACTCTTCACAACACAATGACGTCCAACTCTTACATTTGCCAGATCCCCTCGGATAATACAGTCATTCATCACAATGGTCTACAAAccaaagcacatttaaaaattatcaacatAGATGaaaacataacaacaaaaaaaaagagtaggtaacAAGACACTGACTGAGACTTATGCTTTGATACACTGAGTCACATGTAAGGTTAAGTCCTTGTTTAGACCCTGATGTGAACAAACCAACTACAAAAGAAGATCTTAAAATACTGGAAAGACTAAATGCGGACTGAGGATTAGAA
This sequence is a window from Phyllostomus discolor isolate MPI-MPIP mPhyDis1 chromosome 3, mPhyDis1.pri.v3, whole genome shotgun sequence. Protein-coding genes within it:
- the DCTN5 gene encoding dynactin subunit 5, whose protein sequence is MELGELLYNKSEYIETASGNKVSRQSVLCGSQNIVLNGKTIVMNDCIIRGDLANVRVGRHCVVKSRSVIRPPFKKFSKGVAFFPLHIGDHVFIEEDCVVNAAQIGSYVHVGKNCVIGRRCVLKDCCKILDNTVLPPETVVPPFTVFSGCPGLFSGELPECTQELMIDVTKSYYQKFLPLTQV